The Ideonella dechloratans nucleotide sequence AAGGGGAACACGGCATTGAGCTGGTTGCCCAGCACCCAGCGCAGCAGGGCACCCAACGAGGCGCCCAGGGCGATGGCCAAGACGGCAAGCATTCGGACACGTCCTTTCGTTCACGGCAGAAGGAAGGACGCGGCCACGCATCCCTCCCGGGAAATTGCGCAGGCATCATCAGCACGCACCGGACGGCGCGGCGGTTCGAGGAGGCATGCCATCTCCTGTGATGTGCAGCTTAGCAGATCCCCCACGGCCTCCCGAGCCTCAGTGCATGTGGCGGTGATGCTCGTCCGGCACATGCTCGTGGGCGTGCCGCACGGGGTGGTGCCGATGGGGGTGGCTGTGCGGGCCGGAGGGCATCCGGTCATGGAGATGGTCGTGGTGGCCGTCGTCGTGGGTGTGGGCGTGCTCGTGCGTCAGGGCCTCGTGCTGGTGCAGGTGATCGTGGCGCTCGGCCAGGTGCAGCACGATGCCGGCGGCCATCAGCGCGGCGCCCACCAGCAGCCAGGGGCCACCCGACTGCGCCCCCATGGCCCAGGCCAGCACGGCGCCGACGAAGGGGGCGAAGGCGAAGACCGAGCCGGTGCGCGCCGCCCCGAAGGCGCGCTGGGCCAGCAGGTAGAAGCGCAGGCTCAGGCCGTAGCCGGTGGCGCCCACGCCCAGCAGGGCCAGGGCCGGGCCGGCGGCGGGCCAGCCCTCGCCCAGGGCCGCCGCCAGGCCCAGCGTGGCCAGGGCGCCCAGCAGGCCCTTGAACATCACCACCTGGCCGGGGTCCCGCTCGGCCAGCGCGCGCGAGAGTGTGTTGTCCATGCCCCAGGCGGCGGTGGCCAGCAGCACCGCCAGCAGGCCCAGCCACTGGCCGCTGCTGCCGTGGGCCCGGTCCAGCACCAGGGCCATGCCGCCCAGCGTCAGCAGGGCCAGGGCCAGTTGGACCCGCCGGTCCAGGCTCTCGTGGTACCAGGCGCGGGCCAGCAGGGCGGTGAACACCGCCTCCAGCGTCAGCATCAGCGAGGCGCTGGTGCCACTGGTGTGCTGCAGGCCCCAGGCCAGGGCCACCGGGCCGATGGCCGCGCCGAACAGGGCCATCCAGGCCAGCCGGGGCAGGTCGGCGCGGCGCAGCCGGGCTTCGCGCTCCACGGGCTGGCGCAGCAGCAGCCCCACCAGGGCCGCGCCGGCGTAGAGCAGGCCGGCGGTGGTGAAGCTGCCCAGGCCCGCCCCCCACCGTTGCACCAGCGGGGTGCTGACGCCGAAGAGCACGGCCGCCAGCAGGGCGACAAGGCCACCCCGCAGGGCGGGCCAACGGGCAGCGGGGGAGGGTGATTTTGATACCATACCCCCCTATTCTATAAAGACGACGACCCCATGAGTCACACCGTTCAAGACAAAGCCAAGCTGCTGGCCCGGGTGCGCCGCATCCGGGGGCAAGTGGAAGCGCTGGAGCGTTCGCTGGAGGCCGAGAAGGGCTGCGCCGAGGTGCTGCACCAGATCGCCGGCGTGCGCGGCGCGATGAACGGCCTGATGGCCGAGGTGCTGGAAGACCATGTGCGCTCGCACATCGCCGACCCGGCCATCACCGATGCGGCCGAGCGCACCCAGGGCGCCGACGAGCTGATCGAGGTGCTGCGCAGCTACCTGCGCTGACTGCAACACGAAGGAATCCCATGCACACCGAAGACCTGTCGCGCTGGACGCACGAACACCGCTTCGACAGCGGCAATGCCGCGGCCGAGCGCAGCACCCGCGTGGTGATGTGGATCACCGCCGCCATGATGGTGGTGGAGATCGTCGCCGGCTGGTGGTTCAACTCCATGGCCCTGCTGGCCGACGGCTGGCACATGAGCTCGCACGCGGTGGCCATCGGCCTGTCGGCTGCGGCCTACGCGCTGGCGCGCCGCCACGCGCAGGACCCGCGTTTCGCCTTCGGCACCTGGAAGATCGAGATCCTGGGCGGCTTCGCCAGCGCCATCTTCCTGCTGGGGGTGGCGGCGCTGATGGTGGTGGGCTCGGTGGAGCGCATCCTCAGCCCCGCGCCCATCCACTACCAGGAAGCCATCGTGGTCGCGGTGCTGGGCCTGGTGGTCAACATCGTCTGCGCGCTGATCCTCGGCCAGGCCCACCACCATGGGCACGACCACGGGCATGGCCACGGCCATGGCCATCACCACGGACATGTGGGGCATGGCCACGACGACCTCGGCCATCATGACCTCAACCTGAAGTCGGCCTATGTGCACGTCATCGCCGATGCGGCCACCTCGGTGCTGGCCATCGCGGCGCTGGTGGGCGGCTGGCTCTGGGGCTGGTCCTGGCTGGACCCGCTGATGGGCCTGGTGGGTGCGGTGCTGGTGGGCGTGTGGGCCAAGGGCCTGGTGGTGGACACCGCCAAGGTGCTGCTGGACCGGGAGATGGACCACCCGGTGGTCGATGAGATCCGCGAGGTGGTGGAGGCCGATGCCGGCACCGGCGACAGCCGCCTGGCCGACCTGCATGTCTGGCGCGTCGGCCAGGGCGCCTATGCCTGCGCCCTGACGGTGGTGACGCACGATCCGCAGCTCACGCCCGATGTCGTGCGCCAGCGCCTGTCGGTGCACGAGGAGGTGGTGCACAGCACCATCGAGATCCACCACTGCCCGGCTCATCCCTGAAACAGGCGGGTCAATCGGGCGCTGTTCCGAGGCAGCCCTGGCGGCAAAGTCTCTAATCTGTCAGGTAATTCTGATCCCTGGGGTCGCGCGTGCCACAGAGCGCGCCGGCCCAGGTTTTTCCACTGCCTGGAGACAACCGCTGCCATGCCTTTCCCCTTCTTCGCACGCCACACGCCCCGTCGGGGGGGCGTTCAACTGCCAGGCCCTGCCGACTTCCCTGGGGAGCGTGGGTCTGCGTGGTGCCCGTGGGTTGCTGATGGTCTTCGTGCCGCCCGGTGCCGACTTCGGCCGGGTGAACGCGGCCTGGCAGCAGTTGGCGCCTGAAGGTCTGACCGTGGTGGCCCTGTCGTCCTCCGGGGCGCTGTGCTCTGCGGCGGGAGCCTCCACCTACTGCGAAGCCAATACGGTGGAGGGCAGCTGGCTGTACCTGCCCAAGGCCCTGATCGGTCGGCACGAGCTGCATCTGGTGGACCTGCATGTGAACGGCGAGCATTCCGCCAAGAAGCGGGTGAGCGCCATCCGCGGCGAGCTGGACCGCCTGTCCCTGCAGATGCCGCTGTCGGCCGAGCGCCATTTCGCGCTGGTCTATTGCGACGGTGTCTCGGCCTCCGAGGGCTTTCTGATGCAGGCCTGGTACGCCAGCGGTCGCTTCCCCTGCCTGGCCATCGGCGGCTCGGCCGGCGGACCGCTGGACCTGGGCGCCACCTACATCGGCACCCGCCAGGGCGTGGTGCAGCACAAGGCGGCGGTCATCTTCTGCGAGATGGCGCGCGGCAAGTCCTTCGCGCCCTTCAAGTCCCAGAACTTCGAGCCCACCAACCAGAGCTGGCTGGTGGCCCAGGCCGATCCGGTCTCGCGCACCGTGCATTCGGTGCTGGACGCGCACAACCGCCCGCGCCCGGTGATCGAGCTGCTGTGCGAGCAGTTCCGCTGCCAGCCTTCGGAGCTGGGGGCGCGCCTGCAGAACATGACCTTCGCGGTGAAGGTGGACGACGAGTTCTTCATCCGCTCGGTGGCCAGCATCGGCGCCGACCACATCACCTTCTTCTGCGACCTGGAGTTCGGTGACCGGCTGCACCTGCTGCGTGCCACGCCCTTCGTCGAGAGCACCGAGCGCGACTGGGCCCGCTTCATGTCCGGCAAGCCCCAGCCGCTGGGCATGCTGCTCAACGACTGCGTGCTGCGCCGCGTGGGCAATGCCGGCCAGCTGGGCCAGGCCCGCTTCTTCGACCGCATCCCGGCCGCGGGCTTCTCCAGCTTCGGCGAGATCCTGGGCGTGCCCATCAACCAGACCCTGTCGGCCCTGGTCTTCTTCGACCGCAACATCAAGGCGATGAGCCAGTTCCCGGTGCAGTACGCGGCCTATTCCGCGCACTACGCGCAGCGCGCGCTGCACCGCTGGGAGGCCATGCACACCATCCAGTCCGGGATGATGGAGCGGGTGGTGGCCTACCAGCAGAACGTGGAACCGCTGCTGCAGGCCCTGCCGCAGCTGGAGCACGCGACCTCGCTGCAGTCCCAGGCGCTGAACGTGGCCGAGACCAACATCCGCTCGCTCAGCGACGCGGCCCTGCACACCCGGGGCGCCCAGGACAAGCTGGAGAGCGAGCTCACCGAGCTCGAGCGCATCTCCAGCGGCATCAGCCAGGTCACCTCCGGCATCGGCCGCATCGCCGACCAGACCAACCTGCTCGCCCTGAACGCCGCGGTGGAAGCCGCCCGCGCGGGCGACGCTGGACGCGGCTTCTCGGTGGTGGCCGAGGAGGTGCGGCGCCTGGCGCAGTCGTCCAAGAGCCAGGCCGACACCACCCGCAAGGACATCACCGGCGCGGTGGATGCCATCGCCCGCATCCGCGCAGTGGCCGGGCAGACGGTGGACACCACCCAGCAGATGGCCCAGCAGAGCATTGCCGCGGCCGAGAAGATCGCCAACATGAGCGCCGACACCGAAGAGGAGCGGCGCAAGATCTCGGTCTGCCTGTCCAATCTGAAGGACATGGCCAAGCAGATGGACGCGATGCGCGACAGCGTGGACCAGATCACCCTGCTGGGCAAGCTGGCCACGGCCTGAACCTCTGCCTCAGTAGTGCACGACGGAGCGGATCGACTTTCCGTCGTGCATCAGGTCGAAGGCCTCGTTGATGTCCGACAGCGGCATGGTGTGGGTCACGAAGGGGGCGAGCTTGATCTCCTCCTTCATGGCCTGCTCGACCATGCCCGGCAGCTCGCTGCGGCCCTTGACGCCGCCGAAGGCGGTGCCCAGCCACTTGCGGCCCGTCACCAGCTGGAAGGGGCGGGTGGAGATCTCCTGGCCCGCGCCGGCCACGCCGATGATGACCGACTGGCCCCAGCCGCGGTGGGCGCATTCCAGCGCGGCGCGCATCACGTTGACGTTGCCGATGCACTCGAAGCTGTGATCCACGCCCCAGCCCGTCATCTCGACGATGACCTGCTGGATGGGCTTGTCGAAGTCCTTGGGGTTCACGCAGTCGGTGGCGCCGAAGGTCTTGGCCAGCGCGAACTTGTCCGGGTTGGTGTCCACCGCGATGATGCGGCCGGCGCCGGCCATCTGGGCACCATGCACCACCGCCAGGCCGATGCCGCCCAGGCCGAACACGGCCACGGAGTCGCCCGGCTGCACCTTGGCGGTGTTCTTCACCGCGCCCAGGCCGGTGGTCACGCCGCAGCCCAGCAGGCAGACCTGCTCGGGGTTGGCGTCGGGGTGGATCTTCGCCAGCGATACTTCGGCCACCACGGTGTACTCGCTGAAGGTCGAGCAGCCCATGTAGTGGTAGATCGGCTGGCCGTTGTACGAGAAGCGGGTGGTGCCGTCGGGCATCACGCCCTTGCCCTGGGTGGCGCGCACCGACACGCACAGATTGGTCTTGCCGCTCTTGCAGAACAGGCACTCGCCGCACTCGGCGGTGTAGAGCGGAATGACGTGGTCGCCCGGCTTGACGCTGGTGACGCCTTCGCCCACCTCCACGACGATGCCGGCGCCCTCATGGCCCAGCACCACCGGGAACAGGCCCTCGGGGTCGTCGCCGCTGAGGGTGAAGGCGTCGGTGTGGCAGACACCGGTGTGGGTGATCTTGATCAGCACCTCGCCCTTCTGCGGCGGGGCGACGTCGATCTCGACGACCTGCAGGGGCTGGCCAGCGGCAAAGGCAACGGCGGCACGGGATTTCATGGTCGGGGTCCTTGGTTGGAGGAGGTCATCCGGATGGCGTCCGGGAGGTCAGCGGAGGAAGGAGCGCAGCATGCGGACCATGTGGTCCACCTCGGCGTCCTGGGCGGGGGCATCGGGCGGCTGGGCCGTGGCGGAACCGAAGGTCTCCCGCATGTGGCTTTCCAGCACGTCGGCCATCAGGCCGTAGGTGGCGCCGCGCAGTGCGGCCAACTGCTGCAGCAGGTCCACGCACTCGGTGCCGGCCTCGACCGCGCGCTCCAGCGCCTCGGCCTGGCCCTTGATGCGGCGCAGCCGGGTGACGACGCGTTTGCGCTCGGCGGGCGAGTGCGGCATGGTGGCTCCTTGATACTGGGGGTCAGTATACAGAGGCCACCCCTGCCACAGGGCCCTGGGCAGGGCGCTGCGATACTTCTTCCTGATCCGAGAAAACCTGATACACTCACCGAGTTAGCTGCAGTTTCGCTTACCTCCGCAGCTTTGAGTCCGCCGTACGCCGTGTGTCCCGCACGCCGCGTGCAAGGCGGCTCCCCCAGGTTGGATCCATCTCACGCGGTCACCTGGCAACCCAGGCAAGCTTCGTCTGGTTCAACGTTCCTGACGCCCCGCACTTGGCGGTTCATCCAGGCTTCAGGATCCTGATCTTCTCTTTCTTCCGGCGCTGGCGCGGTCCCCGATCCCTGCCAGGCCTTTCGCGCCGAGCCTTGCTGGCCGGTGCCATGAAAACCCATTGATTTCTGCTTCTCCTCGCACCCGCACCGTGGGCCGGTATGTCCTGTCCTCGATGACCCAACGGACCGACACCGGTCACTTTGCAGCGTCCCTGTCCATCCGCAGTGGCACAGGTTCCGCCTCCCATGACCGGGTCTTCCGGTTCACTCCCCTGTTTTCCACGCACCGTGCGGCTTCGCGTTACGCGATGGCCCAGGGCCTGGAATACCTGCGTCAACCCGCGTTGCCGGCCTGAACGGCAGCCCGGCACGTTCTTGCACAAGGATCATCCATGACCAAAGAAGAACTCATCGAAATGCGTGGCCAGGTGGACGAAGTTCTGCCCGATTCGCGCTTTCGCGTGACGCTGGAAAACGGCCACAGCCTGGTGGCCTACACCGGCGGCAAGATGCGCAAGCACCACATCCGCATCCTGGCCGGCGACAAGGTCTCGCTGGAACTCTCGCCCTACGACCTGAACAAGGGGCGCATCACCTTCCGTCACCTGGAACCCCGCAGCGGCGGCGCCCCTGCGGCCCGGCGTCGGAAGTTCTGACGAACACGGCCCGTTCGCGGGCCACCTTGATTGCCACGTGCTGCCGCAGCGGGCGATCCTGAACACGCGGCTTCTCTGAAAGGGTCCATCATGGACAACAAGCTCTACGTCGGCAATCTGCCCTATTCCATGGGCGACGACGACCTGCAACAACACTTCTCCGCCTTCGGCCAGGTCACCTCGGCCAAGGTCATGATGGACCGCGACAGCGGCCGTTCCAAGGGCTTCGGCTTCGTGGAAATGGGCTCGGGCGATGAAGCCCAGGCCGCCATCCGCGGCATGAACGGCGAGTCCTTCGGTGGCCGCGAGATGGTCGTCAACGTGGCCCGTCCCCGTGAAGAGCGCCCGGCCGGCGGCTTCGGCGGTGGTGGCAACCGCGGCGGCTTCCAGCGTCGCAGCTACTGATCGTTGGCGGTTGGCGGGGCCTGGCGCTTTCAGCGCCGAGCCCCGGCCGCTGACCCACCCGCGCCCACGGTGCGGGTGAAGGGTTCCGCGTCGCTCTGTGCGCGGACCGGATATCCAAGACGGATTTCCTTCGTTGGTCGCGATCCAGCGACTGGCTAAGGTGAAGCCCTGTTGATTTGACAACACGGACTTCACCATGAACATCGTCGGCATCGCGGGCAGCCCGACCCGCCCCTCCCGTTCCACAGCGCTGCTGCGCCAGGCCCTGGCCCAGCTGGAGGCCGCCGGCGGCCACAGTCGCCTGATCGAGGTGGCCGATCTGCCCGCCCAGGCCATTCTGCGGGCCGAATTCCGCGACCCCTCGCTGGTCGCCGCTGTCGAGGCCGTGGAGGCCGCCGATGTGGTCGTCGTGGCCACCCCCTGTTGAATCACGAGCAAAACTGAGCCAGGCGTCACGTCCAAAACTGAGCCACTAAGTTGACGAAGAAATGGACTGTTCGGATGTGGATAAGTCTACTGCGTGATCTGTCTGGGGTGCTCCTTTGGCCGTTTTGGTTCGTGTGGCTCTGATGATCGAAGACGGTTGTGCAGTCGAGTGCCTGAAGCGCCAGCTCTGGTTGCCGGTTTCGACGATGTGGCAGTGATGGGTGAGTCGGTCGAGTAGCGCGGTGGTCATCTTGGCGTCGCCGAACACGCTGGCCCACTCCGAGAACGACAGGTTGGTGGTGACGACCACGCTGGTGCGCTCGTACAGCTTGGACAGCAGGTGGAACAGCAAGGCCCCACCGGCTTGACTGAAGGGCAAATAGCCCATCTCGTCGAGGATGACGAGATCCACGTACATGAGCCGATGTGCCAGTTGCCCGGCCTTACCTTGAGCTTTCTCGGCCTCCAGCAGATTGACCAGCTCGACGGTCGAGAAGAAGCGCACCCGCTTACCATGTGCACGGATGGCATGAACGCCCAGGCTTGTGGCAAGGTGTGTTTTGCCCGTGCCAGGGCCGCCCACGAAGACCACGTTGTGGGCTGAGTCGATGAACTTGAACTCGTGCAGCTGACGCACCAGCGCCTCGTCCACCTGCGCCTGATCAAAGGCAAAGCCAGCCAGGTCGCGGTGGTGCGGGAATCGGGCCGCCCGCATCTGGTAGGCCATGGAGCGCACTTCCCGATGTGCACCCTCGGCCTTGATGAGCTGATGCAGCAGGGCTTCGTGGTCGAGCGATTTGAGCCGGGCGATGCCCAGCAGTTCCGGCCAGGCACTGGCCATGCCGTGCAGGCTCAAGCCCTTGAGGCTTGCTGCGATGTCATTGGACATGGTCATCCTCCTGGGACTGGCGCAGGCTGTCGTAGCGCGACACGTCGGCCTGAGGCGGCTCGTGCAGCGTCAGTGAAGGCAAGGCTGCTTCAGGCAGGCTTTGCACGGCTTGGGGCTCCTTGAGCCTGGCCAGCACGTTGAGCACATGGTCTGCGCTCACGCGGCCCGATTGCAGCGCCAACTCCACGGCCACCAGCACGTCATCGAGCCCGTGCAGGGTGATGGCCATGAGCACCTGGGCCATCACCCGGTCGCCGCCAGGGTGGCGAAGCAGGTGCGCTTGCAGATGCTGCAAGGGCTCGGGCATGGTCTTGAAGGGGGCGCCGTTGCGCAAAGCGCCGGGCTTGCGTTCGAGCAAGCTGACGTAGTGCCGCCAGTCGTACAAGGTCTGGCCACGCTCGAAGCTGCGCGGCAGGCTCACCGGCTGTTCTGGCGATTCCGAGTTGGCACCGACCACCACCAGGCGATCGGGATAAGCCCGCACGCTGACACTGGTGTGGGCCCACTCGCATGGCACGCTGTAGCGATTGCGCTGGTAGTGGATCAGCGAGGTGGCTGTGACCCTGGCCATCTGCTCGACATAGCCATCAAATGGCGCAGGGTTGGGCATCAGGTGCGTCTGCTCTTGCTGCCAGACGTCGGCGATCGTCAGCTCTGGCCACTCGGGGTGAGGCAGCTCATGCCAGGCGTCCAGGCAAGCCTGGTGCAGCCACGCATTGAGGCTCTCCAGGTCGGGCCAGCGGCGTTCCGCTGCCTCCATCCAGATGCCACGACGGCGATCCTGCACGTTCTTCTCGACGATACCCTTCTCCCAGCCAGCGGCGCGGTTGCAGAACTCTGGCTCGAACAGGTAGTGACCCGTCATGGCCTCGAAGCGCGCATTGACGGTGCGGCTCTTGCCCTGACCAACCTTGTCGACGGCGGTCTTCATGTTGTCGTAGATGCCCCGGCGCGGCACGCCACCAAAAGCCGCAAAGGCTCGGGCATGGGCGTCGAACAACATCTCGTGGGCCTGGCTGAAATAGGCGGTGAGCATGAAGGCCCGACTGGCCGCCAGCTTGGTGTGCGAAGCCTCCAGGCGTTTGCGCAGGCCGCCCACGAACAGGTACTCGCAGCTCCAGTCGAACTGGAAGGCCTCGCCCATCTCGAAACTCATGGGTACGAAGGCCATTCGGGTTGGCGCGTCGGACTGTGCCTGCTGCCAGCGCTTGGCGAACTCATAGACCGGGCCTCGGCTGCCAGGGTAGCCCACGGCCTGCAGTGCCCGGAACATGGCCTTGATGCCACGGCGCTCGCGCTTGTTGCGGTGGCTGTCGGCCTTTAGCCAGGTGGCCAGCTGTTCCTTGTAGGGATCGAGAACGCTGGGAAGAGAGGCCCGCTTGGGGTAGCGGGGCTCGACCATCTCGTCGGCCTCGAGCCACTTGGCGGCTGTATTGCGGGAGATGCCCAGCCTTCGGCTGGCTTCGCGCACGCTCAGGTGGTCACGGTGGACCATGCGGCGCAATTTGCTCAATGTGCTCACGTTGATCACTCCTGCACCCCACTGCTGCAAAAAACAGCAGGGTAGGTGGATAACGTGGCTCAAAATTGGGCGTGACGGATGCCCTTTAGTGGCTCAGTTTTGCTCGTGATTCAACATACGTGTAAAAATAGGACTTAGCGGCTAATTAAGTCCTGCTGGTGCGGCTTTTCACTTTTCTTCTTCGCTGCCGTTGGCCGCTTTAATGCCTCTTCGAGTCTGGTTTCCGCTCCTATCGCTCTGCGCTCCAGTGATTCAATTTGATCTCCAACGGCGCCAAGTTTGCCACTTGCCGTGGCCACCTGCTGAATTAGTGCGTATTCCAGACCAAACTGGACACCGATTCCACGGCAAACTGGACAGTGATTCCAGAGCAATCTGGACAGTAAAAATAGTAACGTAGCGCGCGGGATAACCGTGGCACTCTCGGAGATTTTTCTTCGGAGACCACATGGCGAACAACAGGTTATCCATGCGCAAAATTACAGAAGCACTACGGCTGCATTTCGAGCACGACCGCACCAACCGTGAAATCGCCCTGGTCATCGGCACCTCGCCGACCACCGTCGGGGAATATCTGCGTCGAGCCCGTGTGGCTGGCATTGGTTATCCCTTGCCAGACGGGCTGGATGACGCCGCCATTGAGTCCCGCCTCTTCCCGCCGGCAGTATCGGCGGAGGTCATCCGCCTGGAGCCCGACTGGGCATGGGTGCACCGAGAGATGCGCAAGAAGAGCGTCACGCTCGACTTGCTGTGGCAGGAATACAAGGCGGATCACCCGGATGGTTACCTATATAGTTGGTTCTGCGAACATTACCGACAGTGGGCCGGCAAGCTGTCGGTCAGCATGCGGCAGACGCACACCCCCGGCGAGAAACTGTTTGTCGACTATGTCGGCCAGACGCTGTCGATCATTGATGGCGCCACTGGTGAAATTCGCCAGGCACAACTGTTCGTCGCCGTCCTCGGCGCATCCAATTACACCTATGCCGAAGCGACCTGGACGCAGAAACTGCCGGACTGGATTGGCTCCCATGTCCGCACCTTCGAGTTCCTTGGCGGCGTCACTGCGATCCTTGTCCCAGACAACCTCAAGTCAGGCGTCAAACATGCCTCCTACTACGATCCGGAACTCAATCCGACCTATCAGGACTTCGCCCGGCATTACGGCGTAGCAGTGCTGCCGGCACGTCCATACAAGCCCAAGGACAAAGCCAAGGTCGAAGGCGGCGTGCTGATTGTGGAACGCTGGATACTGGCGCGGCTGCGCAATCAACGCTTCTTCAGTTTGGCGGAAGCCAACCGCGCCATCGCCCAATTGTTGGAGTCGCTGAATCAGCGGCCGTTCAAGAAACTGCCTGGCTGCCGCCACAGCGCCTTCCTTGAGATGGATCTCCCTGCGCTCAATCCCCTCCCGCAATGCCGCTATGAATACGCCGAATGGAAGAAGGTGCGCGTTGGCGTTGATTACCACGTTGAAGGTGATGAGCATTACTACTCGGTGCCTTACCGCCTTTCCCGCCTGCAATTGGAGCTGCGCATGACCGTCACCACGGTGGAGGTGTTTCATCGAGGCCAGCGCATTGCCGCACACGTGCGCAGCCCGATCAAAAATCACCACACCACGCTGG carries:
- the istA gene encoding IS21-like element ISAav1 family transposase codes for the protein MSTLSKLRRMVHRDHLSVREASRRLGISRNTAAKWLEADEMVEPRYPKRASLPSVLDPYKEQLATWLKADSHRNKRERRGIKAMFRALQAVGYPGSRGPVYEFAKRWQQAQSDAPTRMAFVPMSFEMGEAFQFDWSCEYLFVGGLRKRLEASHTKLAASRAFMLTAYFSQAHEMLFDAHARAFAAFGGVPRRGIYDNMKTAVDKVGQGKSRTVNARFEAMTGHYLFEPEFCNRAAGWEKGIVEKNVQDRRRGIWMEAAERRWPDLESLNAWLHQACLDAWHELPHPEWPELTIADVWQQEQTHLMPNPAPFDGYVEQMARVTATSLIHYQRNRYSVPCEWAHTSVSVRAYPDRLVVVGANSESPEQPVSLPRSFERGQTLYDWRHYVSLLERKPGALRNGAPFKTMPEPLQHLQAHLLRHPGGDRVMAQVLMAITLHGLDDVLVAVELALQSGRVSADHVLNVLARLKEPQAVQSLPEAALPSLTLHEPPQADVSRYDSLRQSQEDDHVQ
- the istA gene encoding IS21-like element ISIde2 family transposase; its protein translation is MANNRLSMRKITEALRLHFEHDRTNREIALVIGTSPTTVGEYLRRARVAGIGYPLPDGLDDAAIESRLFPPAVSAEVIRLEPDWAWVHREMRKKSVTLDLLWQEYKADHPDGYLYSWFCEHYRQWAGKLSVSMRQTHTPGEKLFVDYVGQTLSIIDGATGEIRQAQLFVAVLGASNYTYAEATWTQKLPDWIGSHVRTFEFLGGVTAILVPDNLKSGVKHASYYDPELNPTYQDFARHYGVAVLPARPYKPKDKAKVEGGVLIVERWILARLRNQRFFSLAEANRAIAQLLESLNQRPFKKLPGCRHSAFLEMDLPALNPLPQCRYEYAEWKKVRVGVDYHVEGDEHYYSVPYRLSRLQLELRMTVTTVEVFHRGQRIAAHVRSPIKNHHTTLDAHMPPEHQAVAGWNGPRLLDWAQKIGSSTESAVRVMLGARKHPQQSYRACLGVLRLAKGFGNDRLNAACARALKLNAAGYRSIHSILKNGLDRQQPAIAIQAYLPLDHANVRGPNYYH